Proteins encoded within one genomic window of Cucumis sativus cultivar 9930 chromosome 3, Cucumber_9930_V3, whole genome shotgun sequence:
- the LOC116402823 gene encoding uncharacterized protein LOC116402823: MKIEMKMSSYTSSSSSSLQVLPSPSSSTLRLAIKFKALLQTLILSLARAISRAKTTAFQSANTALKRNKKKLLYGSFRLHYNWCSVSSNKYSHVTPAVLTCDHGIGGGGGGGDQLGGYLQWLEERDVNKKSNHNSNVEDDHEDQSVNEIDKLAEIFIARCHEKFKLEKQESYRRFQDMMARSF, translated from the coding sequence atgaaaatcgaaatgaaaatgagttcctatacttcttcttcttcttcttccctccaAGTTTTGccttcaccttcatcttcaacCTTAAGATTAGCCATCAAATTCAAAGCCCTTTTGCAGACTCTCATTCTCTCTTTAGCTAGAGCGATCTCTCGAGCCAAAACAACGGCATTTCAATCAGCCAATACAGCTTTAAAAAGGAACAAGAAAAAGCTTTTGTATGGCTCCTTTAGACTTCACTACAATTGGTGTTCTGTTTCTTCTAATAAATATTCTCACGTGACTCCTGCGGTTCTCACTTGCGACCACGGTATCGGCGGTGGCGGAGGCGGAGGCGATCAACTTGGTGGGTATTTGCAATGGCTTGAGGAGAGAGATGTTAATAAAAAGAGTAATCATAATAGTAATGTTGAAGATGATCATGAAGATCAGAGTGTTAATGAGATTGATAAATTGGCTGAGATTTTTATTGCAAGATGTCATGAGAAATTCAAGCTTGAAAAACAAGAATCTTATAGGAGATTTCAAGACATGATGGCAAGAAGCTTTTGa
- the LOC101203064 gene encoding UBP1-associated protein 2C, whose product MEDLKKRKLEETVGNAEFSSLEHLRTLLEPLPKPQLVDLLARLGSQYPSIAEEIKSVASADPVNRKLFVRGLAWNTTSETLCAAFSVHGEIEEGAVIYDKATGKSRGYGFITYKHMESTKAALKAPSKIIEGRMAVCNLACEGLSGSSTTPDLAQRKLYIGGLSPDITSEVLLNFFGRYGDIEEGSVAYDKDTNESRGFGFVTYTTAEAAKKAIDDPDKTFGGRNIIVKLADSHRNKMMQAQVSPAIPSMPYPVAAGYPQPGKPHGGVAPVGYAYPQALGSYPASYPSPTTAHASYASQPQMPYPHQVIGKKDATGLHPITPAGMGGYPYYMAKQ is encoded by the exons ATGGAGGatttgaagaagaggaagctGGAGGAGACCGTCGGCAATGCCGAATTTTCTTCTCTCGAACATTTGCGAACTCTCCTCGAACCACTTCCCAAGCCTCAACTCGTCGATCTCCTTGCCAGACT AGGGTCCCAGTATCCTTCCATTgcagaagaaataaaaagtgtTGCCAGTGCAGATCCTGTCAACCGAAAGCTTTTTGTTCGTGGCTTGGCTTGGAATACCACTTCAGAAACATTGTGTGCT GCATTTAGCGTGCATGGGGAAATTGAAGAAGGAGCTGTTATCTATGACAAAGCAACAGGGAAGTCCCGTGGATATGGTTTCATTACTTACAAGCACATGGAGTCAACTAAAGCTGCTTTAAAAGCGCCTAGCAAAATAATTGAG GGTCGCATGGCTGTCTGCAATCTGGCATGTGAGGGTCTAAGTGGATCAAGTACAACTCCAGATTTAGCTCAGAGAAAGCTGTACATTGGTGGTTTATCACCAGATATTACAAGTGAAGTATTGCTGAATTTCTTTGGAAGGTATGGTGACATAGAAGAAGGTTCAGTTGCCTATGATAAGGATACAAATGAATCACG AGGGTTTGGATTTGTTACCTATACCACCGCAGAGGCTGCAAAGAAGGCAATAGATGATCCAGACAAGACCTTTGGG GGAAGGAACATCATTGTGAAGCTTGCAGATTCACACAGGAACAAGATGATGCAGGCACAAGTATCCCCAGCTATTCCTTCTATGCCATACCCAGTAGCCGCTGGATATCCTCAACCTGGGAAACCTCATGGCGGTGTTGCCCCTGTTGGCTATGCTTATCCTCAAGCTCTTGGATCATATCCTGCTTCGTATCCCAGTCCTACGACAGCGCATGCTTCATATGCAAGCCAACCCCAAATGCCATATCCCCATCAAGTGATTGGAAAGAAAGATGCTACTGGACTTCATCCCATCACACCTGCTGGAATGGGAGGCTATCCATATTATATGGCGAAACAATAG